One Endozoicomonas gorgoniicola DNA window includes the following coding sequences:
- a CDS encoding MGH1-like glycoside hydrolase domain-containing protein, translating into MYWRGRVWVDQVYFGLQGLANYGFHDDVQTQMNKILENAEGLLEDGAIRENYNPETGAVQGATNFGWSAAHFYMMYRNFMNKSE; encoded by the coding sequence ATTTACTGGCGTGGACGTGTCTGGGTTGACCAGGTGTATTTTGGCTTGCAGGGTCTGGCAAACTACGGCTTCCATGATGATGTTCAAACACAGATGAACAAGATTCTGGAAAACGCTGAAGGCCTGCTGGAAGACGGTGCCATCAGGGAGAACTATAACCCTGAAACCGGTGCCGTTCAGGGCGCTACCAATTTCGGTTGGAGTGCGGCGCACTTTTATATGATGTATCGCAACTTTATGAACAAGTCCGAGTAA